AGTACAGAAATGAGAATCTCACGCTAGCATAAATAGAGCCCGTTGATTAAACACTAGAATTTGACGTGTCAGCTTCTTCTTGTTTCACGTAATCAATCGCAACTGTTAAACTCACTATTAGTAATTCTAGTGATTCGTCAGCCACATTAATTTCGTAGGTGTCACCCCAGCTTAACCAGCGCTGATCGACTTGGGCGACTTGTTGGCCATTCCGCAATACGGTAAAATTCATATCCCAAAAATTTCCTTGAATCGTTAGGCCAAACGCATCGATGTCATAACTTGGGCGAAATAATGAAAATCGCTTGCTGATTACGGCCACATCACGGCCACCTAAACTAACTGTAAATTTTGGTAAGAACTGAAACATGCGCTGGGTGATTTTACCAACCGCTTGTCCCGCCATGTTGCTAATGACAAATTCTTTGGGAATCTTAAAAAGGCTGCCGGCCACGGCATACTGCGGGCGTTGTTGTGCGTCGGTAACGGTGTATTTGTCACCAATACTGAATACTTTTTGTTTAATGTATAACTGGCTCATGGCTCCTCCTAGTCAGTCAGTGATTGACTGTATAATTTATTTTCTTATCTTTCGTTTTCCCTAACTAATGTTATTATATGACCTTGATTAGGAAATGTAAAAGCATTAGGATTCTGTTTCGTCTGACGTGGAATTATTGATTATCGCTAAACCCACAGTGACAAGGATTGTAGCATATTACCAGTTTGGTTGTCTGCTCAAATTAACGAAGAGACTGGTTCCAGCCTCGTAGTGGGGATCAATCTGAGACACATATCCAAATTCCACGCTAGAAGAAATCTAGCCATAAAAAAACGATGCCCACTAAATATAGCGAGCACCGTTATCAGAATGTATTAGATTAAAAGATTACCGCCATCGCTGACAAACTGTGCACCAGTAATGTTTTTCGCGTCATCACTAACTAAGAATGATGTGATGTTAGCAATGTCGTCTGGTTCACCAAAGTGACCTGAAGGCTGTTGTTGTTTTTCAGTTGCGCGAATGGCGTCTGGGACAATCGGCGTATTAATCCACCCAGGGTGCACCGAATTAACGCGGATACCGAAACTTGCCCCTTCCAAGGCTAATTCTTTTGTTAACATCAGCGTACCACCCTTTGAGCTTGAATATGCCGCAGCCCCGGGGATTGGTTTTAAACCACCAACACTTGAAACATTAACAATTGCCCCACCAGTACCTTGCTTTTTAAATTGGGTGAAAGCATACTTGGCACCTAAGAAATTACCATCAAGATTAATCGACATTAGTTGCCGCCAATCAGCTAAACTGATTTGATCAATGTAACCGTTTGGGCCACCAATCCCTGCATTATTTACCAGGATGTCTAGCTTACCAAATTTAGTAATTGTTTCTTCAACTACGTGTTTCCAATCAGCTTCGATGGCAACATCTTGAATGACGTAAATCGCGTTGTCCCCACCGTCGACTTCGGCCAATGCTGTCACGCCTGCTTCCTTGCGTCGTCCCGTTAAAACAACCTGGGCACCCTCTGCCACGAGTTTTTTCGCAATACTCAAGCCAATTCCTGAGTTTGCTCCTGAGACAATCGCCACTTTACCAGTTAAAGAATTAGTCATATTATCAAGCCCCCTATAAACTTATGATGTATGAATTCGTTTACAAATAGACAATACCAAATTGTTACATATTTGTCTAACGATATGCTCAGAATTACACAACGAAAATTTATATTGCTAGCTTGGGGATCCAAATCCCACTTTCAGTGCATAGTGACCGTGAACTAACCAGTCTAAGCAGCGTAAAATATTTACTTGGACAAGACTTTTTTGGCGACCCGTTCATCGCGAATCACGACCGTATCATCAATTACACTGCTTTCAGACTTCAACGCAATATCGCCAAATGGCTTGATGTAAAGTTCCATATCTTGATCAAGGTATGCTTTTGAATACCCTTTAACTGGCCAAGCGCCCATTGTTGTGTCAATGGTGTCATCGAACCATTCCAAATATGGTTGATCCTTATCAATGATAATGATTACCATACTAATCATCATCGCAATTTCCCCAACGTGCGAGTATGGCGATACCCCATCTTCATACAAAAACAGGATTCGTGAATTTTCATCTGTGTAGCGGGCAATTTCTTGTTGGACGCCTTCATCAATTTTTAATTGCATATCATTAACCTACCTTCCAAATTTGATGCCGTAATTGTTTGATTCAACACACTAGCGAATCATTGATCATCAAATTTTAACAAGGTAATTGTAGTTCTTTTACTTACTAAAGTATAGTGCAAATAACCAAGGTGTTACAGTTGTCACATCCTTAGGTAAAAAAAGATGACGCAAGTGTTAACTCACATCATCGTTTGGCTATTACAATGCGGCTGGTTGCCGTTCATCGCGAATCACCACAGTATCATCAATAATACCATTCTCAGACTTTAACACAATGTCCCCAAATGGCTTAATTTCCAATTCCATCGCTTCATCGAGATAATTCTTCGCATACCCTTTAATTGGCCAAGGCCCCAGGTTAGTGTCCACAGTTTCATCAAACCATTCTAGGTATGGCTGATCCTTGTTAATAATCACAATCACAAATGAAATCATCATGGCCCCTGGTCCTGATTTGGAATAAGGTGAAACCCCATCTTCATACATGAAGAGAATGCGCGAATTTTCATCCGTCTTGCGCGCAATTGCTTTTTGAACCCCATCGTCAATTTTTAAGTACATAGTTGCCCCTCCAGCATTGTGTTGCGTTCAGGAGGCTCAGACGGCTCCCTGAATGTTAGTTACTTATTACTCTCAGTATAGAATTACTGGCGCCAAAATGAAAGTAAGTTTGTTCACGAGTTTGTTAATGACAACGCGGGTCTCATTGTGAAACAAAAAACACCTCACTTCAAAAAATGAGATGTTTTAACTTTAACTATAAATTAGAAGGCAGCTGTCAATGGTGGCACAACTTGCTTCTTCCGCGAAACAACGCCTGGCAATGCCAAACGGTTGTTAACCAACTTGCCGGCAAAGGCCTTTTCAACTTGTTCAGTCACGTCGCCGACAAGCAACAATTCTGAATCAGAAGTAAGAATGTTAGTAACAACAAATAAGAACGCATCGTAACCGTTCTTGGCATTTTCAGCCTTCATAGCGTCTTCTAATGCTGCTTGGCGTTCAAAGACTTCCGCAATATCAACGGTGTTAACTTGACCAATTCGGAGCGTCTTGCCACCCATTTCAAATGACTTGGCGTCACCGTCGATGAGTTCAAGTTCTGACTTCGTTGATAAGTTAGTGCCGGCCTTCAACATTTCAAGACCGTATGATTCAAAATCAACGTCAGCAATTTCAGCCAAAGTCTTAACAGCAATCTTGTCGAATTCAGTTGTGGTTGGTGACTTCAACAACAAAGTATCTGAAATAATTGCTGAAAGCATCAAACCAGCCAACTTAGCAGGAATTTCGACTTTGTTTTCATCAAACATTTTAACGAGGATTGATGCGGCTGAGCCCAAAGCTTCGGCACGGATGAACAATGGTGTTGAGGTAGTCAAGCCAAACTTGTGGTGATCAACGATGTTAGTGATTTCGACTTCAGCGAGATCACTAACTGATTGAGCAGCTTCGTTGTGGTCAACTAAAGCAACTTGGTCCACTTCTGGCTTAGCAGCAGTGATAACCCGTGGTGCTGGTTCGTCAAAGTGACGTAAAGCATATTGGGTTTCTTCGTTTGGGGTGCCAAGAGCAACTGCTTCAGTATCTTCACCAAGTTGGTTCAAAAGATATGAGTAGGCTTTTGCTGAAACGATGGTATCAGTATCAGGATTTGAGTGTCCAAAAACTAATTTCTTTGTCATAAGAGACTCCTTTGATTTGTGTGATTTATTGCTAAATTCAATTATAAGCTAAAATACCAATTCGTGCACAAATAAATTCATGTTCACCGGTTTTCGGTAATCCGTCTGACATAGAATTGGATGAAATTGGCCACTGCGTGCCAGTAAATTACTTGGTGCACCACGCTGGAAGCACATTGCCAAGCCGAAGTGCGGTCTTGGCAAACTCGGATAAGCTGGGAGTCTAAGGAATAAATTCCTAAGACTCCTCATCTCATCCTCAGCGAAAATATGTGCTTCACACATATTCCCCCAGTCGCGGTGTAAAGGCTGCGCCCGCCAAGTAATTTACCGGCACTCCGTTAGTTAGTAATTATTCTCAAACTAGTAAAAACGGTCGTAGTATGCAGATTCAAACTGATTTTGTGATGTGCTCAAACTAGTGCCTAAGGTATAGTGAGTACGCTTAAACAAAAGTACAGAAATGAGAATCCATGTCAGACGGAATAACGTCCAAATAAAAAGACAAACTCAGCGTCGAGTTTGTCTTTTTGGTGGTTACTTTTCAGCACTAATGCTTTCTAAACGAGTTAAGTAATCGGCTTCACCTAAGTAAGCGTCAAATTCGTTTAAGAAACTAATAATCCGTGGAATATCAATCTTATCTTTACGGTAGACGAATGATAAATCGAATTGAATGTTTGGTTCAAACGGAACGGCCTTTACCTTGGTTGTAATGCTTTCCTTTTGACTTGAAAGGAATGACATTGGCAAGGCAGTATACGTTTCTGTTTGTTCAGCAAAACGGAAAATTTGGTTTGGTGTTGAGAAACGCGCCACTGAAGTTGGCACATCAATCAAGTGATTCTTGTATGTTTCGTGAATCGTTTGGTCAATGTAGTAGTTTTCAGGGTATGTTACCCACTTAGCACCCAACGTATCCTTCAACTTAATTTTATCTTTATCAGCCAATTCAGGATTGTTGTGCACGAACATCAAATCTTCAGTCATAATCTTCTTTGATGCGTATGGCTTCCAGTTTTTGATTGATTCGTCAGGCAAGTACATAATTGCCAAATCAATGCGGTTGTTTTCTAAACGTTCCCAGATTTCCTTACGGTTTAAAGTGTAGAATGTTACGCGAATATCTGGATGTTCCTTGTAGTATGTGGCAATAAAGTCTTCCAACACACGATCTTCAATTGATGAAAGTAAACCAATTGAAATTTCACCTTGCGTAGCAGAAGTTGATTGTTGGATGGCATCGGTTGCTTTGTTCAAAACGGCGTAGATTTCGTGGGTCGCATTCAACATCGTCAAACCAGCATCAGTCATCCGTAACTTTTTACCGATTGAGTAGAAAAGTGGTGCACCAACTGTCCGTTCCA
This is a stretch of genomic DNA from Periweissella cryptocerci. It encodes these proteins:
- a CDS encoding LURP-one-related/scramblase family protein, yielding MSQLYIKQKVFSIGDKYTVTDAQQRPQYAVAGSLFKIPKEFVISNMAGQAVGKITQRMFQFLPKFTVSLGGRDVAVISKRFSLFRPSYDIDAFGLTIQGNFWDMNFTVLRNGQQVAQVDQRWLSWGDTYEINVADESLELLIVSLTVAIDYVKQEEADTSNSSV
- a CDS encoding SDR family NAD(P)-dependent oxidoreductase, with amino-acid sequence MTNSLTGKVAIVSGANSGIGLSIAKKLVAEGAQVVLTGRRKEAGVTALAEVDGGDNAIYVIQDVAIEADWKHVVEETITKFGKLDILVNNAGIGGPNGYIDQISLADWRQLMSINLDGNFLGAKYAFTQFKKQGTGGAIVNVSSVGGLKPIPGAAAYSSSKGGTLMLTKELALEGASFGIRVNSVHPGWINTPIVPDAIRATEKQQQPSGHFGEPDDIANITSFLVSDDAKNITGAQFVSDGGNLLI
- a CDS encoding iron-sulfur cluster biosynthesis family protein, producing MQLKIDEGVQQEIARYTDENSRILFLYEDGVSPYSHVGEIAMMISMVIIIIDKDQPYLEWFDDTIDTTMGAWPVKGYSKAYLDQDMELYIKPFGDIALKSESSVIDDTVVIRDERVAKKVLSK
- a CDS encoding iron-sulfur cluster biosynthesis family protein, producing MYLKIDDGVQKAIARKTDENSRILFMYEDGVSPYSKSGPGAMMISFVIVIINKDQPYLEWFDETVDTNLGPWPIKGYAKNYLDEAMELEIKPFGDIVLKSENGIIDDTVVIRDERQPAAL
- a CDS encoding manganese-dependent inorganic pyrophosphatase — encoded protein: MTKKLVFGHSNPDTDTIVSAKAYSYLLNQLGEDTEAVALGTPNEETQYALRHFDEPAPRVITAAKPEVDQVALVDHNEAAQSVSDLAEVEITNIVDHHKFGLTTSTPLFIRAEALGSAASILVKMFDENKVEIPAKLAGLMLSAIISDTLLLKSPTTTEFDKIAVKTLAEIADVDFESYGLEMLKAGTNLSTKSELELIDGDAKSFEMGGKTLRIGQVNTVDIAEVFERQAALEDAMKAENAKNGYDAFLFVVTNILTSDSELLLVGDVTEQVEKAFAGKLVNNRLALPGVVSRKKQVVPPLTAAF
- a CDS encoding LysR family transcriptional regulator; this translates as MKTTQESIFSSKTLTYFLQLAETMNYTQASQILGITQPALTQQIKKLERTVGAPLFYSIGKKLRMTDAGLTMLNATHEIYAVLNKATDAIQQSTSATQGEISIGLLSSIEDRVLEDFIATYYKEHPDIRVTFYTLNRKEIWERLENNRIDLAIMYLPDESIKNWKPYASKKIMTEDLMFVHNNPELADKDKIKLKDTLGAKWVTYPENYYIDQTIHETYKNHLIDVPTSVARFSTPNQIFRFAEQTETYTALPMSFLSSQKESITTKVKAVPFEPNIQFDLSFVYRKDKIDIPRIISFLNEFDAYLGEADYLTRLESISAEK